A genomic window from Terrisporobacter glycolicus ATCC 14880 = DSM 1288 includes:
- the dnaB gene encoding replicative DNA helicase — protein sequence MEDISRIPPHSVESEQSILGSIILDKDAIITVAETINPSDFYKEAHKIIYESMLKLNSNNEPIDLITLIEELRKEGHLDNVGGISYLTSLSTIVPTTSNVKYYANIVKEKSVMRQLIKASNEIINLGYDASTDVQEILDQAEKNIFDISQEKSGDDIQPINLVLQDTFDMIERLCTQKSDVTGITTGFTDLNKKINGLQRTDLILLAARPAMGKTAFSLNLVQNAALKGNASVAVFSLEMSKEQLVQRMLSAQSNVELSKIKTGSLGESDWPRIIDAMAVLSEANIFIDDTPGIKISEIRSKCRRLKIEKGLDLILIDYLQLMEGEGKNENRQQEIAKISRSLKILAKELDCPVVALSQLSRSPELRKDHRPILSDLRESGSIEQDADIVMFLYRDEYYHDDSEKKNIGEVIIAKNRHGETGNVELVWFGQVQKFADKVREI from the coding sequence ATGGAGGATATAAGTAGAATTCCTCCACATAGTGTGGAATCAGAGCAATCAATATTAGGTTCTATTATCCTTGATAAAGACGCAATTATAACTGTGGCAGAAACCATAAATCCTAGTGATTTCTATAAAGAAGCCCACAAAATAATATATGAGTCTATGTTAAAGTTAAATAGTAATAATGAACCAATAGATTTGATAACATTAATAGAGGAATTAAGAAAAGAAGGTCATTTAGATAATGTTGGAGGTATTAGTTATCTAACAAGCCTTTCAACAATAGTTCCAACGACATCAAATGTAAAGTATTACGCCAACATAGTGAAAGAAAAATCTGTTATGAGACAGCTTATAAAGGCGTCTAATGAGATTATAAACTTAGGATATGATGCTTCTACAGATGTTCAGGAAATATTAGATCAGGCAGAAAAAAATATATTTGATATATCTCAAGAAAAATCTGGTGATGATATTCAACCAATAAACTTAGTTCTACAAGATACCTTTGATATGATTGAAAGGTTGTGTACGCAAAAAAGTGATGTTACAGGAATAACTACTGGATTTACAGATTTAAATAAAAAAATAAACGGACTTCAAAGAACAGACTTAATTCTGCTAGCAGCAAGACCAGCCATGGGAAAAACAGCATTTTCACTGAATCTTGTTCAAAATGCTGCATTAAAAGGTAATGCATCTGTGGCAGTATTTAGTTTAGAGATGTCTAAGGAACAGCTAGTTCAACGTATGTTATCTGCACAATCTAATGTGGAGTTAAGTAAAATAAAAACTGGTTCCCTTGGAGAATCAGATTGGCCAAGAATAATAGATGCTATGGCAGTATTATCAGAAGCTAATATTTTCATAGATGATACTCCTGGTATAAAAATATCAGAAATAAGATCAAAATGTAGAAGATTAAAAATAGAAAAGGGATTAGATTTAATCTTAATAGACTACCTTCAATTAATGGAGGGAGAGGGCAAAAATGAAAACAGGCAACAAGAGATAGCTAAGATTTCTAGATCTTTAAAAATATTAGCTAAGGAACTAGATTGTCCTGTGGTTGCCCTTTCACAGCTATCTCGTTCTCCAGAACTTAGAAAAGACCATAGGCCTATATTATCAGATTTAAGAGAGTCTGGGTCTATAGAGCAGGATGCAGATATAGTTATGTTTTTATACAGAGATGAATATTATCATGATGATTCTGAAAAGAAAAATATAGGTGAAGTTATAATTGCAAAAAATAGACATGGTGAAACGGGTAATGTAGAATTAGTATGGTTTGGCCAAGTACAAAAATTTGCCGACAAAGTTAGAGAAATATAA
- the rplI gene encoding 50S ribosomal protein L9 codes for MKVILLKDVKGTGKKGEVKEVSDGYAKNFLLPKKMAVVADNTNVKELNEKNKSKELKAQKEYKEAVELGKKMEDMAVTIYSKAGDAGRLFGSITSKDVAEQLKKQHNIEVDKRKISLDEPIRVLGSRFVEIKIHQKVTTKIRVDVKEKQ; via the coding sequence ATGAAAGTAATATTATTAAAAGATGTTAAAGGAACAGGTAAAAAAGGAGAAGTTAAAGAAGTAAGTGATGGATATGCAAAAAACTTTTTATTACCTAAAAAAATGGCAGTAGTTGCTGACAATACAAATGTAAAAGAATTAAATGAAAAAAATAAATCAAAAGAATTAAAAGCTCAAAAAGAATATAAAGAAGCTGTTGAATTAGGAAAGAAAATGGAAGACATGGCTGTAACTATATATTCTAAAGCTGGTGATGCTGGAAGATTATTTGGGTCAATAACTTCTAAAGATGTAGCAGAACAATTAAAGAAACAGCATAACATAGAAGTAGATAAAAGAAAAATTTCACTTGATGAGCCAATTAGAGTATTAGGTTCAAGATTTGTTGAAATAAAAATACATCAAAAAGTTACTACGAAGATAAGAGTAGATGTTAAAGAAAAACAATAA